In Pseudoalteromonas xiamenensis, the following are encoded in one genomic region:
- a CDS encoding HAMP domain-containing protein, with protein MKIINAVRIRVWLPVCMLIFLLSLMSSIVWLNYSEQSQNLIQQSQLSFVNAMSGLARDIERHVQRGENLEVERLFKLRNIDTHFELLLGLDDQHVIQFSSKSKFIGHDIKALPRPLSAATLSEVQKVHKPAVHYDAQSKRLIGYFPFARTPKNDELRPFVVGVIYGEYTLQQDFYRIDQQIVKKSLVFLFFICLMLGFLAFFIHIYVLKPISQLISATQLIGLNTDVTKLEIHGAGEFASLANNFNSMAKLLHLQVRDLRQEKTNSHEKQLLLESFLNAIPDLFFVVKQDSTITQFHTANPEALYTSPTHFLGKKMTEVLPLTVANLLERALKECIKKQTLSEIQYETRHHRTNSSL; from the coding sequence GTGAAGATTATTAACGCGGTACGAATTCGAGTCTGGCTACCGGTTTGTATGCTCATCTTTCTATTGTCATTGATGAGCAGTATTGTTTGGCTAAACTACAGTGAACAGTCACAAAATCTGATACAACAAAGTCAACTTTCTTTTGTAAACGCGATGTCAGGTCTGGCGCGCGACATCGAAAGACACGTGCAACGAGGGGAAAATCTCGAAGTCGAACGCCTATTTAAGCTTCGTAATATCGATACTCATTTTGAGCTTTTGCTAGGCCTTGATGACCAACACGTTATTCAATTTAGCTCAAAGTCCAAGTTTATTGGGCACGACATCAAAGCACTACCCCGCCCTCTCTCTGCAGCGACATTGTCGGAAGTGCAAAAAGTCCACAAGCCCGCGGTTCATTACGATGCGCAATCGAAACGCCTCATCGGCTATTTTCCTTTTGCAAGAACGCCTAAAAATGATGAACTTAGGCCCTTTGTAGTTGGCGTAATTTATGGCGAATATACCTTACAACAAGACTTCTATCGTATTGATCAACAAATCGTCAAAAAAAGCCTCGTCTTTTTATTTTTTATTTGTCTAATGCTCGGCTTCTTAGCCTTTTTTATTCATATCTACGTGCTCAAACCCATTTCACAGCTGATTTCGGCGACACAATTAATTGGCTTAAATACCGATGTCACTAAGTTAGAGATCCATGGCGCCGGCGAATTTGCGTCGCTTGCAAATAACTTTAATTCCATGGCTAAACTGCTTCATCTGCAAGTTCGCGATTTAAGACAAGAAAAAACCAACAGTCATGAGAAACAACTGTTACTAGAAAGCTTTTTAAATGCCATTCCAGACCTGTTTTTTGTCGTAAAACAAGATTCGACAATTACGCAGTTCCATACCGCTAACCCTGAGGCGCTCTACACATCACCGACTCATTTTCTTGGTAAGAAAATGACTGAGGTTTTACCGTTAACCGTTGCAAACCTACTTGAACGGGCATTAAAAGAGTGCATCAAAAAACAAACTCTGTCGGAGATTCAGTACGAGACTCGACATCATAGGACAAACTCGTCACTTTGA
- a CDS encoding putative bifunctional diguanylate cyclase/phosphodiesterase has product MTLKKVNDSTGHETGDKLLIDAAKRLQGALREQDTVGRLGGDEFIILLKSIRDQSNVVPIANNLVKLFQSPFCIDQKEFSVSLSLGIAMYPNDADSPQELLSKADSAMYNSKRQGRNTFSFYTEKMSEILARRLQLESMMQSALERNEFSVFFQPQFDLKTKKLLGAEALLRWNSNRLGPISPAEFIPVAEQNGYIVEMGKFVLREALANAQTWQQDLPYPLRIAINLSPRQFRDVRLLHDLQKFMANNVDPKVQIELEITEGLLLSGDDSVKSTLYQLHDLGFMLAMDDFGTGYSSLSYLRQYPFDVLKIDKSFVQDMGHDSGIQLVNTIISMAHGLGLKVVAEGIETEEQMELLTKLGCDVGQGFYLGKPMPSNVFDELITHFRSLSVGS; this is encoded by the coding sequence ATGACTTTAAAAAAGGTGAATGATTCTACGGGACATGAAACTGGCGATAAACTTCTGATCGATGCAGCGAAACGATTACAAGGTGCGCTGCGTGAACAAGACACGGTCGGGCGTCTGGGCGGTGATGAGTTCATCATTTTGCTCAAATCAATACGGGATCAAAGTAATGTGGTGCCTATTGCAAACAATTTGGTCAAATTATTTCAAAGTCCTTTTTGTATAGACCAAAAAGAGTTTTCAGTATCGCTCAGCCTCGGTATTGCCATGTACCCCAATGACGCGGATTCTCCACAAGAATTACTCAGTAAAGCGGATTCTGCGATGTATAACTCAAAACGACAAGGGCGAAATACGTTCTCGTTTTATACAGAAAAAATGAGCGAAATTCTCGCTCGACGTTTACAACTTGAATCTATGATGCAAAGCGCGTTGGAACGAAACGAGTTTTCCGTTTTCTTCCAACCCCAGTTCGACTTGAAGACCAAAAAGTTGCTCGGTGCGGAAGCGCTACTACGTTGGAACAGCAACCGTTTGGGTCCCATTTCCCCAGCTGAGTTTATTCCAGTTGCGGAACAAAATGGCTACATCGTCGAAATGGGCAAATTTGTACTTCGAGAAGCGCTTGCTAACGCACAAACTTGGCAACAGGATTTACCTTATCCCTTAAGGATCGCGATAAATCTTTCTCCTCGCCAATTTAGAGATGTGAGACTCCTCCATGACTTACAGAAATTTATGGCGAACAACGTTGATCCCAAAGTACAAATTGAACTTGAAATCACCGAAGGCCTTCTCTTGAGTGGCGATGATTCTGTAAAGAGTACACTTTACCAACTGCATGATCTGGGTTTTATGCTTGCCATGGATGATTTCGGCACAGGTTACTCTTCGCTTAGTTACTTGAGACAATATCCTTTTGATGTACTTAAAATCGATAAATCCTTTGTGCAGGACATGGGCCATGATTCGGGCATACAACTCGTCAATACCATCATTAGTATGGCACATGGACTCGGTTTAAAAGTGGTCGCGGAAGGAATTGAAACCGAAGAGCAAATGGAACTGTTAACCAAACTTGGCTGTGATGTTGGTCAGGGTTTTTATCTTGGTAAACCAATGCCGTCTAACGTATTCGATGAGTTAATCACACATTTTCGCTCACTCTCTGTCGGATCTTAA
- a CDS encoding diguanylate cyclase domain-containing protein, which produces MVVRDITEHKHQEELIFKHAFYDSLTGLPNRYLVLERLSQMIIESKRTRGQIAVMFIDLDDFKKGE; this is translated from the coding sequence GTGGTCGTCAGGGATATTACTGAGCACAAGCATCAAGAAGAGCTTATCTTTAAACACGCGTTTTATGACTCCTTAACGGGCTTGCCTAATCGTTATCTAGTCCTAGAACGCTTGTCACAAATGATCATTGAATCGAAACGCACACGTGGTCAGATAGCCGTCATGTTTATTGATTTAGATGACTTTAAAAAAGGTGAATGA